In one window of Fictibacillus phosphorivorans DNA:
- the queA gene encoding tRNA preQ1(34) S-adenosylmethionine ribosyltransferase-isomerase QueA: MNVNDFDFHLPEELIAQTPLENRTSSRLMVLDRKQETVEHKHFYDLKNYLKAGDCLVLNDTRVLPARLFGQKSDTGGKVEVLLLKEEGNDTWETLVKPAKRIKPGTEISFGDGRLKAVCTGESDHGGRQLKFIYDGIFYELLDDLGQMPLPPYIKEQLEEKDRYQTVYAVHQGSAAAPTAGLHFTTELIEEIKAMGVHVTFITLHVGLGTFRPVSVENVLEHDMHAEFYQVTKGTAELLNGVKEAGGRIITVGTTSTRTLETVANKFDGKFEEDSGWTDIFIYPGYSFKAIDGLITNFHLPKSTLIMLVSALASKDFVLRAYHEAVEEKYRFFSFGDAMLIL; the protein is encoded by the coding sequence ATGAACGTAAATGATTTTGATTTTCATCTTCCTGAGGAATTAATTGCGCAAACACCGCTTGAGAACCGCACTTCCTCTAGATTGATGGTATTAGATCGAAAACAAGAAACAGTTGAACATAAGCATTTTTATGATTTGAAAAACTATCTTAAAGCAGGAGACTGCCTTGTCTTGAATGACACTCGCGTTCTCCCGGCAAGACTTTTTGGACAGAAATCGGATACAGGTGGAAAAGTGGAGGTACTTCTTCTAAAAGAAGAAGGAAACGACACATGGGAAACACTTGTAAAACCAGCAAAAAGAATTAAACCCGGTACAGAAATCTCTTTTGGTGATGGCAGATTAAAAGCAGTTTGTACGGGTGAGAGTGACCATGGTGGCAGACAGCTGAAGTTTATTTATGATGGTATTTTTTACGAACTTCTAGATGATCTGGGTCAGATGCCACTTCCGCCCTATATTAAAGAACAGTTAGAGGAGAAGGACCGTTACCAGACTGTCTACGCGGTACATCAAGGCTCTGCAGCTGCTCCGACCGCTGGATTGCATTTTACAACAGAATTAATCGAAGAGATTAAAGCTATGGGTGTACATGTTACGTTTATTACGCTTCATGTCGGTTTAGGTACGTTTCGTCCTGTTAGTGTAGAAAATGTTCTAGAACATGACATGCATGCAGAATTTTATCAAGTAACAAAAGGAACAGCTGAACTTTTAAATGGGGTTAAAGAGGCTGGCGGAAGAATTATTACCGTTGGAACTACGAGTACACGAACACTTGAAACGGTAGCTAATAAATTTGATGGCAAGTTTGAGGAAGATTCTGGTTGGACAGATATCTTTATCTATCCAGGTTATTCGTTTAAAGCGATCGATGGACTGATTACGAACTTCCATCTTCCAAAATCAACATTAATCATGTTGGTGAGCGCATTAGCTTCCAAAGATTTCGTTTTAAGAGCATATCATGAAGCCGTTGAAGAAAAGTATCGCTTTTTCAGTTTCGGTGACGCGATGCTTATACTTTAA
- a CDS encoding DUF2905 domain-containing protein: MNRLLIVAGIVLIIIGLVGTYIGKLPGDMVWKKGNTTVYFPIMTSIIISVVLSLIFMIIGRFK, translated from the coding sequence TTGAACCGACTGTTAATCGTTGCAGGAATCGTTCTAATTATTATAGGATTAGTAGGGACGTATATAGGTAAACTTCCTGGTGATATGGTTTGGAAAAAAGGAAACACGACTGTCTATTTTCCAATCATGACGTCCATTATCATTAGTGTTGTACTTTCCTTGATCTTCATGATCATAGGTCGATTTAAATAG
- the ruvB gene encoding Holliday junction branch migration DNA helicase RuvB: MEERIVSSEERQDEANIELSLRPELLDEYIGQTSVKDNLRIFIKAAKIRNEPLDHVLLYGPPGLGKTTLASIIANEMEVNLRTTSGPAIERPGDLAAILTSLEPGDVLFIDEIHRLSRAIEEILYSAMEDFCLDIVIGKGEVARSVRLDLPPFTLIGATTRAGSLSAPLRDRFGVLARLEYYKPDELGEIVRRTGDVFGVRVDDLSAEEIARRSRGTPRIANRLLRRVRDFVQVEGKDTISLPICQKALELLQVDRLGLDHIDHKLLLGIIHTYKGGPVGLETISATIGEESMTIEDVYEPYLLQIGFLQRTPRGRMVTEQAYQYFGLEASAD, from the coding sequence ATGGAAGAGAGAATTGTTTCTTCAGAAGAACGTCAAGATGAAGCAAATATCGAGTTAAGCCTGCGCCCTGAACTTTTAGACGAGTATATCGGACAAACCTCTGTAAAGGACAATTTGCGGATCTTTATTAAAGCGGCAAAGATTCGCAACGAACCTCTTGATCATGTATTGTTGTATGGTCCTCCTGGTCTAGGGAAGACAACATTGGCATCGATCATTGCAAACGAGATGGAAGTTAATTTGAGGACAACAAGCGGACCAGCTATTGAACGTCCAGGGGATTTAGCAGCCATCTTGACCTCTTTAGAACCAGGTGATGTTTTATTTATTGATGAAATCCACCGATTATCCCGTGCGATTGAAGAGATTCTATATTCTGCAATGGAAGATTTTTGTTTAGATATCGTGATTGGAAAAGGAGAGGTTGCTAGGTCTGTGAGGTTAGATTTACCTCCTTTCACTTTGATTGGTGCTACCACAAGAGCGGGGTCATTATCAGCTCCTCTTCGTGATCGTTTTGGTGTGCTCGCAAGGCTGGAATATTATAAGCCCGATGAGCTTGGAGAAATCGTAAGACGTACTGGAGACGTTTTTGGGGTAAGAGTAGATGATCTATCAGCAGAAGAGATTGCGAGAAGATCAAGAGGTACTCCAAGGATTGCTAACCGGTTGTTACGCCGAGTAAGGGACTTTGTGCAGGTTGAAGGCAAGGATACGATTTCATTGCCGATCTGTCAGAAAGCTTTGGAGCTTCTGCAAGTAGACCGTTTAGGTTTAGACCATATTGACCATAAATTATTACTAGGGATCATTCACACGTATAAAGGCGGTCCTGTAGGTCTAGAGACCATTTCGGCTACAATTGGTGAAGAATCAATGACGATTGAAGATGTCTATGAACCTTATCTTCTTCAGATTGGTTTCTTACAACGTACTCCACGTGGACGCATGGTTACAGAACAGGCCTATCAATACTTTGGACTGGAGGCGTCCGCGGATTGA
- the ruvA gene encoding Holliday junction branch migration protein RuvA — protein MIESISGNVDYITAEYIVINNNGIGYKILCPNPFIYKLNDQKTVYTYQYVREDILALYGFKNRKERDLFLKLLNVSGIGPKGALAIVAFGQPEQVVNAIEQEDEKFLTKFPGVGKKTARQMILDLKGKISIFADAEFTDGLFADVEPESDELDEALEALAVLGYGRKEIQKILPELKKEKMSANEYVKAALKKLMNS, from the coding sequence TTGATTGAAAGTATTTCTGGAAATGTAGATTACATAACCGCAGAATATATTGTTATTAACAATAATGGAATTGGATATAAAATTTTATGTCCCAATCCATTTATCTATAAACTGAACGATCAAAAGACGGTATATACGTATCAATATGTTCGTGAGGATATACTTGCTCTTTACGGCTTCAAGAACAGAAAAGAACGTGACTTGTTCTTAAAACTATTGAACGTGTCAGGAATTGGCCCAAAAGGAGCATTAGCGATCGTTGCCTTTGGTCAGCCTGAACAAGTGGTCAATGCGATCGAACAAGAAGATGAAAAGTTCCTAACGAAGTTTCCTGGTGTAGGAAAGAAGACAGCTCGTCAGATGATCTTAGATCTGAAAGGGAAGATCTCAATCTTCGCAGATGCTGAGTTTACGGATGGACTATTCGCAGATGTAGAACCTGAGAGTGATGAACTTGATGAAGCACTTGAGGCTCTTGCAGTCTTAGGATATGGCAGAAAAGAGATTCAAAAAATTCTGCCTGAACTAAAAAAAGAGAAGATGTCAGCCAACGAATATGTTAAAGCTGCATTGAAGAAGTTAATGAATTCATAA
- a CDS encoding YhcN/YlaJ family sporulation lipoprotein, which produces MNFLGKSLTVTILAVGLVGCNGVNESQDKNDNDVRPIGYYSNEGDNRGDLDRGNGFITDMTDRDVNDHTATYHEDYDGKLAERIAKNVNDIRGVDDAHVILEDNNVIVGIDTDKKKKTELTNKVREITSKLAPNRDVKIVADRNMVNRIENVDNNLRDGRAYTEVESDVRGISNDIVNAGSDLGNAIKRPFENNR; this is translated from the coding sequence TTGAACTTTTTAGGGAAATCACTTACCGTAACAATCCTAGCTGTAGGTCTCGTAGGCTGTAACGGTGTAAATGAATCTCAGGATAAGAATGACAACGATGTTCGACCGATTGGATATTACTCTAATGAGGGAGATAATCGTGGTGACCTTGACCGGGGTAATGGATTCATAACTGATATGACTGATCGAGATGTAAATGATCATACTGCCACATACCATGAAGATTATGATGGTAAACTTGCTGAACGAATTGCGAAAAATGTCAATGACATCCGGGGTGTAGACGATGCTCACGTTATTCTTGAGGATAACAACGTCATTGTAGGAATAGACACGGATAAAAAGAAGAAGACCGAACTAACTAACAAAGTTAGAGAGATCACTTCAAAATTGGCACCAAATCGTGACGTGAAGATCGTAGCTGATCGAAATATGGTTAACCGCATTGAGAACGTTGATAACAATCTGCGAGATGGCCGTGCTTACACGGAAGTTGAATCAGATGTTCGCGGAATTAGCAACGATATCGTAAATGCCGGCAGTGACCTTGGAAATGCGATAAAACGTCCTTTCGAAAACAACCGCTAG
- a CDS encoding LysM peptidoglycan-binding domain-containing protein — protein sequence MRIHIVQKGDTLDKIAEKYDVPVNELRKANPGFSKTDVIERGEKIKIPIKMPGMKKEQPIVPIKEKPKPIAPVQEAPKPAPVKPAPKKPAPVKQEMKPAPMKPAPLKPAPTKMEKKDAPMKKDAPMKNDVPMKKDVPMKKDVPMLKDQPMKAPMKAPMAPIHDKDFAGMVESSNLGHYVPMGYSNQQPNIANMPNMANQPNIANMPNMANQPNIANQPNIANQPNVASKHGIYAGKDGYAPNKHPFLMEESSGMMQNMYGSMPSMFPKPQTYSQMPQGYGMMPPQGFSGMPQLYGGGYPQGGGGMQQGGSMPFGEYPDSDMDQMPSGEYTPGGQQQMQDMQMGMQQPGSMGMMPMGMPQGYSGMPQMGQMGMMPQGGGMPGMPQMGQMGMMPQGGGMPGMPQMGMMPQGGGMPGMPQMGQMGMMPQGGGMPGMPQMGMMPQGGGMPGMPQMGMMPQGGGMPGMPQMGMMPQGGGMPGMGQMGMMPQGGGMPGMPQQMPQGMPNPYSQAQSREIDENYMEETEEDE from the coding sequence GTGAGAATACACATTGTGCAAAAAGGGGACACACTCGATAAGATTGCTGAAAAATACGATGTACCAGTAAATGAATTAAGAAAAGCAAATCCAGGTTTCTCAAAAACAGATGTAATTGAACGGGGGGAAAAGATTAAGATCCCGATCAAGATGCCTGGTATGAAGAAAGAACAGCCTATTGTTCCGATTAAAGAAAAACCGAAACCAATTGCACCAGTTCAAGAGGCTCCGAAGCCAGCACCGGTTAAGCCTGCTCCAAAGAAACCAGCACCGGTAAAGCAAGAAATGAAGCCGGCACCAATGAAGCCTGCGCCATTAAAACCAGCACCAACTAAGATGGAAAAGAAAGATGCACCGATGAAAAAAGATGCACCAATGAAAAATGATGTGCCAATGAAAAAAGACGTGCCTATGAAAAAAGATGTTCCAATGTTAAAAGACCAACCGATGAAAGCACCGATGAAGGCGCCTATGGCACCTATTCATGATAAGGACTTTGCTGGAATGGTGGAATCGTCAAACCTAGGGCATTATGTACCGATGGGATATTCGAATCAGCAACCAAACATAGCGAACATGCCTAATATGGCAAATCAACCAAACATAGCGAACATGCCAAATATGGCAAACCAGCCAAACATAGCAAACCAGCCAAACATAGCAAACCAGCCAAACGTGGCGAGCAAACACGGGATATATGCAGGTAAAGATGGATATGCGCCAAATAAACATCCATTTTTAATGGAAGAGTCATCTGGAATGATGCAGAACATGTATGGTTCGATGCCTTCAATGTTTCCAAAACCTCAAACGTATTCTCAAATGCCTCAAGGCTATGGAATGATGCCTCCACAAGGATTCAGTGGAATGCCACAACTCTACGGTGGTGGATATCCACAAGGTGGAGGTGGCATGCAACAAGGAGGTTCTATGCCTTTTGGAGAATATCCTGATTCAGATATGGACCAAATGCCTTCAGGAGAATACACACCTGGTGGTCAACAACAAATGCAGGATATGCAGATGGGTATGCAACAGCCAGGATCGATGGGTATGATGCCTATGGGTATGCCTCAAGGATATAGTGGAATGCCACAGATGGGCCAGATGGGTATGATGCCACAAGGAGGCGGAATGCCAGGAATGCCACAGATGGGTCAGATGGGTATGATGCCACAAGGTGGAGGAATGCCAGGAATGCCACAGATGGGTATGATGCCACAAGGAGGCGGAATGCCAGGAATGCCACAGATGGGTCAGATGGGTATGATGCCACAAGGTGGAGGAATGCCAGGAATGCCACAGATGGGTATGATGCCACAAGGAGGCGGAATGCCGGGAATGCCACAGATGGGTATGATGCCACAAGGTGGAGGAATGCCAGGAATGCCTCAGATGGGTATGATGCCACAAGGTGGTGGAATGCCGGGAATGGGTCAGATGGGTATGATGCCGCAGGGTGGAGGAATGCCAGGTATGCCTCAGCAGATGCCACAAGGTATGCCAAACCCATATTCGCAAGCGCAGTCTCGTGAAATAGATGAGAACTATATGGAAGAAACGGAAGAAGATGAATAG
- the nadA gene encoding quinolinate synthase NadA gives MTLLKTFSKTNTLPERYSKMSVEEMVARVHEIKNLLGKRLFLPAHHYQKDEIVQFADVTGDSLQLAKISAENKDADYIVFCGVHFMAETADMLSADNQIVILPDLKAGCSMADMANIHQTERAWIELQKLFGDTILPLTYVNSTAEIKAFCGKNGGATVTSSNAKEMVSWAFDQKERLLFLPDQHLGRNTAYDLGVPLEDMAIWDPISNQLIFDGTNLEQVKVILWKGHCSVHEKFTVDQIADFRENHSEFQIIVHPECTHEVVRASDLNGSTHFIIETIKHAEPGTSWAVGTEMNLVNRLAQQFSDKKIVSLNPNLCPCLTMNRIDLPHLLWSLKNIIEGKVENVIKVDEETKKYAITALNRMM, from the coding sequence ATGACGTTACTAAAAACGTTCTCTAAAACAAATACATTACCAGAAAGATATAGCAAAATGTCAGTGGAAGAGATGGTGGCAAGGGTCCATGAGATCAAGAACCTTTTAGGAAAGCGTTTGTTCCTTCCCGCTCATCATTATCAAAAAGATGAGATCGTTCAATTTGCCGATGTTACAGGTGACTCTCTACAACTTGCCAAAATTTCTGCAGAGAATAAAGATGCTGACTATATCGTTTTCTGTGGTGTCCATTTTATGGCTGAAACAGCTGACATGTTGAGCGCTGACAATCAGATAGTCATACTGCCAGATTTGAAAGCGGGTTGTTCTATGGCGGATATGGCGAATATTCATCAAACAGAAAGAGCTTGGATCGAACTTCAAAAACTCTTTGGTGATACGATCCTGCCACTTACTTATGTAAACTCAACTGCTGAGATAAAAGCATTTTGTGGGAAGAATGGCGGGGCTACTGTTACTTCTTCAAACGCTAAAGAGATGGTAAGCTGGGCTTTCGATCAAAAAGAAAGATTGCTTTTTCTTCCCGATCAGCATCTAGGGAGGAATACTGCTTACGATCTCGGGGTACCACTTGAAGATATGGCGATCTGGGATCCGATTTCGAATCAATTAATCTTTGACGGTACGAACCTTGAACAAGTCAAAGTGATTCTATGGAAAGGGCATTGTTCTGTTCATGAGAAGTTTACCGTAGATCAGATAGCAGACTTTAGAGAGAATCATTCAGAGTTTCAGATTATTGTTCATCCAGAATGTACGCATGAGGTTGTAAGAGCTAGTGATCTGAATGGATCTACTCATTTTATTATTGAGACGATCAAACATGCAGAACCAGGAACAAGCTGGGCTGTCGGAACAGAGATGAATCTTGTAAACAGATTGGCTCAACAGTTCAGTGACAAGAAGATCGTCTCATTAAATCCAAATCTCTGTCCATGCCTTACGATGAATCGTATAGATCTACCACACTTGTTATGGTCACTTAAAAATATTATAGAGGGAAAAGTAGAAAACGTAATTAAAGTAGATGAAGAAACAAAAAAATATGCAATCACAGCATTGAACCGGATGATGTAG
- the nadC gene encoding carboxylating nicotinate-nucleotide diphosphorylase produces the protein MNPLLLKKQLQEFLIEDIGSGDLSASLFEDHTEVTATIIAKENGVMAGAQILSIGYELIDQTVQTSIFVNDGERFDRGTVLAEITGRRQSVLSGERVILNLLQRLSGIAKLTAKAVSSCEGETRICDTRKTTPGLRMFEKYAVRCGGGFNHRFGLYDTIMLKDNHLAGFPSIRDAVETAREKCGHTVKIEVETETEEQVIEAVLAGADIIMFDNCSPEEIKQRLTHVPPHIITEASGGITLEEIKEYSETGVDYISLGYLTHSYKALDISMNVKGAVKHDVTKNVL, from the coding sequence ATGAATCCATTATTGCTGAAAAAACAGCTGCAGGAATTTTTAATTGAAGATATCGGATCAGGGGACTTGTCAGCGTCTCTTTTTGAAGATCATACAGAAGTGACCGCAACCATTATCGCAAAAGAAAATGGAGTAATGGCTGGTGCGCAAATTTTGTCTATCGGATATGAACTGATCGATCAGACGGTTCAAACGAGTATCTTTGTTAATGATGGAGAAAGGTTTGACAGAGGAACAGTGTTAGCTGAGATAACAGGTAGAAGACAAAGTGTCTTGTCTGGAGAAAGAGTCATACTGAACCTGTTACAACGTCTGTCTGGTATAGCGAAGTTAACTGCAAAAGCGGTGTCTTCTTGCGAAGGTGAAACTCGAATTTGTGATACAAGAAAGACGACACCGGGACTAAGGATGTTTGAAAAGTATGCGGTACGATGTGGGGGAGGATTCAACCACAGGTTCGGACTCTATGACACCATCATGCTGAAAGATAATCACTTAGCGGGATTTCCTTCTATTCGTGATGCAGTTGAAACGGCGCGTGAAAAGTGTGGACACACCGTGAAGATAGAAGTCGAAACAGAGACAGAAGAACAAGTGATTGAAGCGGTCTTAGCTGGAGCGGATATTATCATGTTTGATAACTGTAGTCCAGAAGAGATCAAACAAAGACTTACACATGTGCCTCCACATATTATAACGGAAGCTTCTGGAGGTATTACTCTAGAAGAGATAAAGGAATATAGTGAAACCGGCGTTGATTATATTTCTCTCGGTTATTTAACTCACTCTTATAAAGCGTTGGATATTAGCATGAATGTTAAAGGAGCTGTGAAACATGACGTTACTAAAAACGTTCTCTAA
- the nadB gene encoding L-aspartate oxidase, with translation MKQVEADVLIIGGGIAGLMAAEYLSSHKNVIVITKFSAEKSNSFLAQGGISAAIDKEDSWAEHFLDTLKAGHHHNDQEAVKQLVKEGKSVVRTLTEWGVSFDRHENGSFMLGKEGGHHRNRIVHAGGDQTGKKVIETLISRVRNKVKIVSHQYAVDLIIQNHKCIGVYGKDDKNQTTIFQAKTTILAGGGYAGIYGTTSNSYGSDGSVLGMAYRAGVELSDLEFVQFHPTLLSGRVPAGLITEAVRGQGGILVNSSGVSFMQDVHPLKDLAPRDIVSKRLFQEIHEYGEKVYLDISSIKGFRDKFPGVTMLCENADIDLNKGLIPVSPGAHFTMGGIVTDLSGKTSLRGLYAIGECANTGVHGANRLASNSLLEGAVFAKAAATSILSSEELDNQSLFLKRKKMKDEKEIQHKDLLVEEDIQRLMDKYAGIVRNKEELEMAAKTLELRSWKPDLIKQPLSVIKRFNMQTIAWLTVTSCLKREESRGSHYRKDFPTQKNDWDSKKITRSLWHDESIIAEKTAAGIFN, from the coding sequence ATGAAACAGGTGGAAGCAGATGTATTGATCATCGGTGGAGGAATCGCTGGTTTGATGGCTGCTGAATATTTAAGTTCGCATAAGAATGTGATAGTTATCACAAAGTTTTCTGCAGAGAAATCAAATTCTTTCTTAGCTCAAGGCGGAATTTCTGCAGCAATAGATAAAGAAGACTCTTGGGCAGAGCATTTTTTAGATACGCTCAAGGCCGGTCATCATCATAATGATCAAGAGGCTGTCAAACAGCTTGTGAAAGAAGGTAAGAGTGTCGTTCGCACACTTACTGAGTGGGGAGTAAGCTTTGACAGACATGAGAACGGTTCTTTTATGTTGGGTAAAGAAGGCGGACATCATCGAAATCGCATCGTTCATGCTGGAGGAGATCAAACAGGTAAAAAAGTGATTGAAACTTTAATCTCACGTGTAAGAAACAAGGTGAAGATTGTTAGCCATCAGTACGCTGTTGACTTAATCATCCAAAATCATAAATGTATTGGTGTGTATGGTAAAGATGATAAAAACCAAACAACTATCTTTCAAGCCAAAACTACAATACTAGCAGGTGGAGGATATGCCGGGATCTATGGAACGACCTCTAATTCATATGGATCAGATGGGAGCGTTCTAGGCATGGCATACCGGGCTGGTGTAGAACTTTCGGACTTGGAGTTTGTTCAGTTCCATCCAACCCTTTTATCAGGAAGAGTACCAGCGGGCTTGATCACTGAAGCTGTTCGTGGTCAAGGTGGAATATTGGTCAATTCAAGTGGAGTTTCATTTATGCAAGATGTTCATCCATTAAAAGATCTAGCACCACGAGATATCGTTTCTAAGAGGCTATTTCAAGAGATTCATGAATACGGCGAGAAGGTTTACTTAGATATCTCTTCGATTAAAGGATTTAGAGATAAATTTCCTGGGGTGACCATGCTTTGTGAGAATGCTGATATCGATTTGAATAAAGGATTGATCCCAGTATCTCCTGGTGCTCATTTTACGATGGGTGGAATCGTTACAGATCTCTCGGGTAAGACCTCGTTGAGAGGGTTATATGCGATAGGAGAGTGCGCGAATACGGGTGTGCATGGTGCCAATCGGTTAGCGAGTAACTCTCTCCTTGAAGGAGCAGTTTTTGCAAAAGCAGCGGCAACTAGTATTCTTTCATCTGAGGAATTGGATAATCAATCGCTGTTCTTAAAAAGAAAGAAGATGAAGGATGAGAAAGAGATTCAGCACAAGGATCTTCTAGTAGAAGAAGATATTCAACGTCTTATGGATAAATATGCTGGAATCGTCAGAAACAAGGAAGAATTGGAGATGGCAGCAAAAACATTAGAGCTGCGCTCGTGGAAACCTGATCTGATCAAACAGCCTCTCTCTGTGATCAAGAGGTTCAATATGCAAACAATCGCATGGTTGACGGTAACAAGTTGTCTGAAGCGAGAAGAAAGCAGAGGCAGTCATTATCGAAAAGATTTTCCAACTCAAAAGAATGATTGGGACTCAAAAAAAATAACAAGGAGTTTGTGGCATGATGAATCCATTATTGCTGAAAAAACAGCTGCAGGAATTTTTAATTGA